The following coding sequences are from one Mugil cephalus isolate CIBA_MC_2020 chromosome 9, CIBA_Mcephalus_1.1, whole genome shotgun sequence window:
- the slc46a1 gene encoding proton-coupled folate transporter, whose protein sequence is MDESDTAAILPEDVLDSPDLKDHKDEVVEEVEAGVPTTSFPRPPRTCSVPVSVEPVLFLSMFSLALQAPLSTQYLWDRISEDLGYNGSKSSGCSNSSVPPDPLQKEVETLTAHWNLYISLGGFAVSLLVVPLLGSWSDLAGRRPVLIVPNLGLALQAVVYLVVMYLKLPVACFLVGRLLSGLSGDFNAVLAGCFSYVADISDRRSRTFRVAILEACLGLSGMLASIIGGQWRRAQGYINPFWLVLATNLAAALYAYLFVRESVPPDPSAKLLTARHHKAVWHLYSTGGTSSEAGGRFHRCKLWLYTLCFFLVVTVHFGSRDLYVLYELSSPLCWGPALIGYGSAAHHLAYLSSLLGLKIMQLCLEDSWVALVSLASNIAGLVVFSVANTTQLMFTGYGLCFLFIAATPVLRSKLSKLVDPSEQGALFASVACVESLCYLVGSGLFNSIYPATLHFMKGFPFLLGAIILFIPIGTIGTLQCLDQRRGLRDSPAS, encoded by the exons ATGGACGAGTCGGACACCGCGGCGATTCTCCCCGAAGATGTGCTCGACTCACCCGATCTCAAAGACCACAAGGacgaggtggtggaggaggtggaggctggAGTGCCGACGACCAGCTTCCCACGACCGCCGCGTACATGCTCCGTGCCGGTGTCCGTGGAGCCAGTGTTGTTCCTATCCATGTTCTCCCTGGCCCTGCAGGCTCCTCTGTCCACGCAGTATCTGTGGGACCGCATTAGCGAGGACCTCGGCTACAACGGCTCCAAGAGCTCGGGGTGTAGCAACAGCTCAGTCCCGCCGGACCCTCTTCAGAAG GAGGTGGAAACCTTGACAGCCCACTGGAACCTGTACATCAGCCTGGGAGGCTTTGCTGTCAGCCTGTTGGTGGTGCCCCTCCTGGGCTCATGGAGCGACCTCGCGGGCCGCAGACCGGTCCTCATCGTCCCCAACCTTGGCCTCGCGCTGCAGGCGGTGGTTTACCTGGTGGTGATGTACCTCAAGCTGCCCGTCGCCTGCTTTCTGGTGGGCAGGCTGCTCAGCGGCCTCTCGGGTGATTTTAATGCCGTCCTGGCAGGCTGCTTTTCGTATGTGGCGGACATCAGTGACAGGCGGTCCCGCACCTTCAGGGTGGCAATCTTGGAGGCTTGTCTTGGTCTGTCGGGGATGTTGGCAAGCATCATCGGAGGGCAGTGGCGGCGTGCACAAGG ttacattAACCCATTTTGGCTGGTCCTGGCCACCAACTTGGCTGCAGCCCTGTACGCTTACCTGTTTGTCCGGGAATCTGTCCCGCCAGACCCAAGTGCCAAACTCCTCACGGCTCGCCACCATAAAGCTGTCTGGCACCTCTACTCAACGGGAGGCACCAGCAGCGAGGCTGGCGGTAGATTTCACAGGTGTAAGCTGTGGCTCTACACACTGTGCTTCTTTCTGGTGGTGACGGTTCACTTCGGCAGCAGAGACCTGTACGTGTTGTACGAACTGAGCTCACCGCTCTGCTGGGGGCCGGCCCTCATCGGCTACGGATCGGCCGCCCACCACCTGGCCTACCTGAGCAGCCTGCTGGGGCTGAAGATCATGCAGCTCTGCCTGGAGGACTCCTGGGTGGCTCTCGTGAGTCTGGCGTCCAACATCGCTGGGCTGGTGGTGTTTTCTGTGGCCAACACCACCCAGCTCATGTTCACGG GTTACggtctgtgtttcctcttcatAGCTGCGACACCTGTGCTCAGGTCAAAGCTGTCCAAGCTGGTGGACCCATCAGAGCAAG GAGCTCTGTTCGCCTCTGTTGCTTGTGTGGAGAGCTTGTGTTATCTGGTGGGCAGCGGTCTCTTCAACTCCATCTACCCAGCCACCCTGCACTTCATGAAGGGCTTCCCCTTCCTGTTGGGTGCCATCATCCTCTTCATACCTATTGGGACAATTGG